One window from the genome of Pedobacter schmidteae encodes:
- a CDS encoding class I SAM-dependent methyltransferase, which translates to MISLLTPTHWKDYELIDCGDFEKLERFGNLVLSRPEPQAVWKKTLSDQEWKKQTHIRFKGRSATSGDWFKNSAQIPDRWNVKYSNDEVTINLRLGLTSFKHVGVFPEQAVNWDYISSSIKKFKCASPKVLNLFAYTGAASLIAKAAGADTTHVDSIKQVVNWANENQELSNLKDVRWVVEDALKFVKRELKRGKKYNGIILDPPAFGHGPNGEKWKLEDHIQEMMHDVVQLLDEKEHFLILNTYSLGFSSVIVENLIKTSFPKVKNLETGELYLQATSGIKLPLGVFGKFNSF; encoded by the coding sequence ATGATAAGCCTGCTTACCCCCACTCACTGGAAAGATTATGAGTTAATTGATTGTGGTGATTTTGAAAAACTAGAACGTTTTGGCAATTTAGTTTTGTCCAGACCAGAGCCACAGGCCGTCTGGAAAAAAACACTCTCAGATCAGGAGTGGAAAAAACAAACCCATATCCGATTTAAAGGCCGCTCGGCCACATCTGGCGATTGGTTTAAAAACTCGGCACAGATTCCAGACAGATGGAATGTAAAATATAGTAATGACGAGGTAACCATTAACCTGCGCCTGGGGCTTACCTCATTTAAACATGTTGGTGTATTTCCTGAGCAGGCCGTAAACTGGGACTATATTTCTTCTTCTATCAAGAAGTTTAAATGTGCCAGCCCGAAAGTGCTAAACCTGTTTGCTTACACCGGCGCGGCTTCATTAATTGCCAAAGCTGCAGGTGCCGATACTACACACGTAGATTCCATCAAACAGGTGGTAAACTGGGCCAACGAAAACCAGGAACTGTCAAACCTGAAAGATGTGCGCTGGGTAGTAGAAGACGCACTCAAATTTGTAAAGAGGGAGCTGAAACGTGGCAAAAAATACAACGGTATCATCCTGGATCCTCCGGCATTTGGTCATGGTCCCAATGGCGAAAAATGGAAACTGGAAGACCACATACAGGAAATGATGCACGACGTAGTGCAACTGCTGGATGAAAAGGAACATTTTTTAATCCTGAATACTTATTCATTAGGTTTCTCGTCGGTGATTGTCGAAAACCTGATTAAAACTTCATTTCCTAAGGTCAAAAACCTGGAAACAGGAGAGCTTTACCTTCAAGCCACCTCAGGCATTAAATTACCTTTGGGTGTGTTTGGTAAATTCAATAGCTTTTAA
- a CDS encoding PspC domain-containing protein: protein MEKRLFRNEHDKVLAGVSSGIAEYMEVDVTIIRLLFVLSTIFLMGTGILVYIIMWIVVPVNNDPAAKFSKFNEAFKEHNNPFQSPNPFGSTKSTTEGSAPFQNWTSSTVKEESFESWKKNSDFKPYQKNNETGRTVAGLFLLVIGIYFFMDEFDLIPFHFQLAKLWPLIFVAIGASFIIRAKNKSAWETWRDQNFGDSATKPASPVNNPVTTESSVDAAVNEPVVSESPVGPTSPAVPETSADQTPDVDKENDANKENNDPFTKKDL, encoded by the coding sequence ATGGAAAAGAGATTATTTAGGAATGAGCACGACAAGGTATTGGCCGGCGTATCGTCGGGAATTGCCGAATATATGGAAGTAGATGTAACCATCATCAGGTTGCTGTTTGTGCTTTCAACCATATTCCTGATGGGAACAGGAATTTTGGTATATATCATTATGTGGATTGTAGTGCCGGTAAACAATGACCCGGCAGCAAAATTTTCGAAGTTTAACGAGGCTTTTAAAGAACACAATAATCCGTTTCAGTCGCCAAATCCTTTTGGGAGCACAAAAAGTACCACAGAGGGATCTGCGCCTTTTCAAAATTGGACTTCATCAACCGTAAAGGAGGAAAGTTTTGAGAGTTGGAAGAAAAACAGTGATTTTAAACCTTATCAAAAGAATAATGAAACAGGGCGCACGGTTGCCGGTTTATTTTTGCTGGTTATAGGAATTTATTTTTTTATGGATGAGTTTGACCTCATTCCTTTTCATTTTCAGCTGGCTAAACTTTGGCCATTGATTTTTGTGGCCATAGGAGCGAGCTTTATCATCAGGGCGAAAAATAAAAGCGCCTGGGAAACCTGGAGAGACCAGAACTTTGGAGATTCGGCAACTAAGCCGGCGTCGCCGGTAAATAATCCGGTAACCACTGAATCGTCTGTAGATGCTGCTGTAAATGAGCCTGTTGTATCGGAGTCGCCCGTTGGGCCGACCAGTCCTGCTGTTCCCGAAACTTCAGCAGATCAAACTCCGGATGTTGACAAAGAAAATGATGCCAACAAGGAAAACAATGATCCGTTCACTAAAAAAGACTTGTAG
- a CDS encoding DUF6702 family protein produces the protein MSRLLLLFWLNIFHPFYVSVTEIVYNKNTRTVQVSVRVFFDDFERALEKKYKTKVNILKPANRKEVDVWIAAYLKDHLKINANGKVLDLKYQGYEIEEDAAWCYFETAELAAVTQLNIENNILFEQHSSQSNMIHAIVNGKRKSTKLDNPKSTVMFTF, from the coding sequence ATGTCCCGATTACTTTTACTTTTTTGGTTAAATATATTTCATCCTTTTTATGTAAGTGTTACTGAAATAGTATACAATAAAAATACGCGAACCGTGCAGGTTAGTGTCAGGGTATTTTTTGATGATTTTGAAAGGGCATTGGAGAAAAAGTATAAAACCAAAGTGAACATATTAAAGCCTGCTAATCGTAAAGAGGTGGATGTATGGATTGCCGCTTACCTGAAAGATCATCTTAAAATTAATGCAAACGGTAAGGTACTTGATTTAAAATACCAGGGGTATGAGATTGAAGAGGATGCCGCATGGTGCTACTTTGAAACGGCCGAGCTGGCAGCTGTTACGCAATTGAATATTGAAAATAACATCCTTTTTGAACAGCACAGTTCGCAGAGCAATATGATCCATGCCATTGTAAATGGTAAGCGGAAAAGTACAAAACTGGATAATCCGAAAAGTACGGTAATGTTTACTTTTTAA
- a CDS encoding SDR family oxidoreductase: protein MNAVITGATRGIGKAIAIRLAEHGYNLAVCSRNSSELERFEKELQYTGAKILTWQADCSVKEEVYAFCDAVNAQMGKVDVLVNNAGMYLPGSLLDEADDQLEKQLNLNLNAAYYLSKYFGKMMREQQSGHIFNICSVASKAVVENGGSYSVTKSALLSLNDVLRQELSKYNVKVSAILPGSTLTSSWEGTNIPSERFVQPEDIASALYTILNLSEGVNVDEIVLKPLQF, encoded by the coding sequence ATGAATGCAGTCATTACAGGAGCCACCAGAGGTATTGGCAAAGCGATCGCAATAAGGTTGGCCGAGCACGGCTATAACCTGGCCGTTTGCTCCAGAAATAGCTCTGAATTGGAGCGTTTTGAAAAAGAGCTACAATATACCGGTGCAAAAATACTGACCTGGCAGGCAGATTGCAGCGTAAAAGAAGAAGTGTATGCTTTTTGTGATGCGGTAAACGCACAAATGGGTAAAGTGGATGTGCTGGTGAACAATGCCGGGATGTATTTGCCAGGTAGTTTATTGGATGAGGCTGATGATCAGCTGGAAAAGCAACTGAATCTGAACCTTAATGCGGCTTATTATTTGTCCAAATATTTTGGTAAAATGATGCGTGAACAGCAATCAGGCCATATTTTTAACATTTGTTCGGTAGCTTCAAAGGCGGTAGTGGAAAATGGAGGGAGTTATTCTGTAACTAAATCAGCCCTGCTTAGTCTTAATGATGTATTGAGGCAGGAATTATCGAAATACAACGTAAAGGTAAGTGCAATATTGCCCGGGTCTACGTTAACGTCATCATGGGAAGGAACAAATATTCCGTCCGAACGTTTTGTACAACCGGAAGATATAGCCAGTGCTTTGTACACCATTTTAAACTTAAGTGAGGGTGTAAATGTTGATGAAATAGTTTTGAAGCCTTTACAATTTTAA
- a CDS encoding HupE/UreJ family protein produces MQDFSLYFQLGWQHILDWHGYDHILFVMALCGSYSLSDWKKVLILVTAFTVGHSITLALSILKIISVNTPLIKFLIQKTTLITAISNIISKRKKPKGQTFKYIMALFFGLIHGLGFSNYLKSLLGKSSSITAELFAFNIGLEFGQVLIVSGVLVLSFVLIWIVKIKRWDYNFFLSSAIFGISFVMAAERFPALLS; encoded by the coding sequence ATGCAGGACTTCTCCCTTTATTTTCAATTAGGTTGGCAACACATTTTAGACTGGCATGGATATGATCACATTTTGTTTGTAATGGCACTTTGTGGCAGCTATTCCCTAAGCGATTGGAAAAAGGTGCTGATACTGGTTACCGCCTTTACCGTAGGTCACAGCATCACCCTGGCATTGAGCATCTTAAAAATCATTAGCGTAAATACACCATTAATCAAATTTCTAATACAAAAAACGACCCTCATCACCGCCATATCCAATATTATTAGTAAAAGAAAAAAACCAAAGGGACAAACGTTTAAGTATATCATGGCCTTATTTTTTGGGCTCATTCATGGTCTCGGCTTTTCCAACTACCTCAAAAGCCTGTTGGGCAAAAGCAGCAGCATCACTGCCGAACTGTTTGCATTTAATATAGGGCTGGAATTTGGACAGGTATTAATTGTGTCCGGAGTTTTAGTTCTATCCTTTGTCCTTATCTGGATTGTAAAAATAAAGCGATGGGATTATAATTTCTTTCTCTCATCGGCTATATTTGGGATATCGTTTGTAATGGCTGCTGAAAGGTTCCCTGCCCTGCTTTCGTAA
- a CDS encoding ABC transporter ATP-binding protein has translation MIEIKDIHKSFGDNEVLKGISGKFEAGVTNLIIGGSGSGKTTLLKCMIGLHHPEEGHVEYDNREFTNMNFEEKIEIRKEIGMLFQGSALFDSMTVEENIMFPLNMFTEQSRKEKLERVNFCLERVNLQGKNKLYPAELSGGMKKRVGIARAIAMNPKYLFVDEPNSGLDPKTSIVIDELIKELTEEYNTTTIVVTHDMNSVMGIGDYILFLHEGKKFWEGSNKEIAHTDVQELNDFVFASRFMKAAKGKF, from the coding sequence ATGATCGAAATCAAGGACATCCATAAATCATTTGGCGATAATGAGGTATTAAAAGGTATCTCGGGCAAGTTTGAAGCTGGGGTTACCAACCTCATCATTGGCGGATCGGGCTCAGGCAAAACTACCCTGTTAAAATGTATGATCGGTTTGCACCATCCCGAAGAAGGCCATGTGGAATATGACAACAGGGAATTCACCAATATGAATTTCGAAGAAAAGATCGAAATCAGAAAAGAGATTGGCATGTTATTTCAGGGTTCGGCCCTGTTCGATTCCATGACTGTTGAAGAAAACATTATGTTTCCTTTAAATATGTTTACCGAACAAAGCCGTAAAGAAAAACTGGAACGTGTAAACTTTTGCCTGGAAAGGGTAAACCTGCAAGGCAAAAATAAATTGTATCCGGCCGAGCTTTCGGGCGGGATGAAAAAACGTGTAGGTATTGCCCGCGCAATAGCCATGAACCCAAAATATTTATTTGTTGATGAACCCAATTCGGGACTGGATCCTAAAACATCTATTGTAATTGATGAGTTGATCAAAGAGCTGACCGAAGAGTACAATACAACAACCATTGTAGTAACCCATGATATGAACTCGGTAATGGGGATTGGCGACTACATACTTTTCCTTCATGAAGGCAAAAAATTCTGGGAAGGTTCTAATAAAGAAATTGCCCATACCGATGTTCAGGAACTAAATGACTTTGTTTTTGCCAGCCGTTTTATGAAAGCTGCAAAAGGAAAATTTTAA
- a CDS encoding ABC transporter permease: MNFTNFGRYLLLLRAVFRRPEKFKIYLQAIFKQMDFIGVGSLGLIAIISTFIGAVMTLQIAFQLVSDFIPKTIIGSVNRDSSILELSPTISAIVLAGKIGSAISSEIGTMRVSEQIDALEIMGINSPGYLILPKIIAGITMVPLLVIMSMFLSITGGYIGGTLSGAVSPAEYIQGITTDFNPYTITVALVKAFVFGFIITSVPAYEGFYVKGGALEVAQASTRAVVVSCISILACDYIVTQLLL, encoded by the coding sequence ATGAATTTCACCAATTTTGGCAGATACCTCCTTTTGTTAAGGGCTGTATTTAGAAGACCTGAAAAATTTAAGATATACCTGCAGGCCATCTTTAAACAGATGGACTTTATTGGCGTTGGCTCTCTGGGCTTAATAGCTATCATATCTACCTTTATTGGTGCAGTAATGACTTTACAGATCGCCTTCCAGCTGGTTAGCGATTTTATTCCCAAAACTATTATTGGCTCCGTAAACCGCGATTCAAGTATATTAGAGCTTAGTCCTACCATCAGTGCCATTGTACTGGCCGGTAAAATCGGTTCTGCAATTTCCTCCGAAATTGGTACCATGCGGGTAAGTGAACAGATTGATGCGCTCGAAATTATGGGCATCAACTCACCCGGCTATCTCATCCTTCCCAAAATCATTGCCGGTATTACCATGGTACCTTTGCTGGTCATCATGTCCATGTTCCTGAGCATTACCGGTGGTTACATTGGCGGAACATTGTCGGGAGCGGTATCACCAGCCGAATACATACAAGGTATTACTACCGATTTTAATCCCTATACCATCACTGTAGCACTGGTTAAAGCTTTTGTATTTGGTTTCATTATCACCTCGGTACCTGCCTATGAAGGTTTTTATGTAAAAGGAGGCGCACTTGAAGTTGCCCAGGCCAGTACCAGAGCGGTTGTAGTAAGCTGTATCTCTATCCTTGCCTGCGATTATATTGTAACCCAGTTATTGCTATGA